In a genomic window of Bemisia tabaci chromosome 1, PGI_BMITA_v3:
- the l(1)G0004 gene encoding RNA-binding protein pno1: protein MKRKADNPPATKQSKVAKLSNFRRIAVPPHRLTPLKENWMKIFSPIVEHLKLQVKFNIKTKNVEIRAPLSDDESASNLQKAADFVRAFVCGFDVEDALALVRLENLFIETFEIKDVKQLKGDHHSRAVGRLAGKGGRTKYTIENITKTRIVIADSKIHILGSYQSIQIAMRAICNLILGSPPSKVYGQLRNVATKVASRI from the coding sequence atgaaaaggaaagcCGATAATCCACCCGCTACCAAGCAGTCAAAAGTAGCTAAATTAAGCAACTTTAGGAGAATCGCCGTGCCCCCTCATCGCCTCACTCCCCTAAAGGagaattggatgaaaatattttctcccattGTCGAACACCTTAAACTACAAGTTAAATTCAATatcaaaaccaaaaatgttgaaattagaGCACCTCTCTCTGATGATGAAAGTGCTTCCAATCTTCAGAAAGCAGCCGATTTTGTGCGAGCTTTTGTCTGTGGATTTGACGTTGAAGATGCCCTCGCCTTGGTACGATTGGAGAATCTTTTCATCGAAACTTTCGAAATTAAAGATGTCAAACAGCTGAAAGGTGATCATCACTCGCGAGCAGTTGGACGTCTTGCAGGAAAAGGTGGCAGGACAAAGTATACCATTGAAAACATCACTAAAACAAGAATTGTCATCGCAGACTCCAAAATTCATATTCTTGGATCATATCAAAGCATCCAAATAGCCATGAGAGCGATCTGTAATCTTATTCTTGGAAGTCCACCATCTAAAGTGTATGGTCAGTTGAGAAATGTAGCCACAAAAGTTGCCTCCCGCATCTAA
- the LOC109044777 gene encoding vacuolar protein sorting-associated protein 26C, whose protein sequence is MSLSLDIQLKKVSKVYQEGDTIAGAIVIESPNNVKHDGLTLSIEGAVNLRLSPKNVGYIEAFYNSAKPVQLVSYFVEVAGPGKIPSGKTEIPFEAVLKPLTNRTLYETYHGVYITVQYTLRCDLKRNFLNKDLFKEIEFFVENKPKEYAPPKPMEFSISPASLQNAHKNYIPSFKIVGHLNSTVCSVNKPFTGQLTVEHCESSIKSVELQLVRVETCGCAEGYARDPTEIQNIQIGEGNVATGLAIPIYMIFPRLFTSATLCTTNFKIEFEVNLVVVFHDDHLITENFPITLVRY, encoded by the exons ATGTCGTTATCACTCGACATCCAACTGAAAAAAGTCAGTAAAGTGTATCAAGAAGGG GACACTATCGCTGGAGCAATTGTAATTGAATCTCCCAACAATGTGAAGCACGATGGATTAACCCTGAGTATAGAAGGCGCTGTTAATTTACGCCTGAGTCCAAAAAATGTTGGATATATTGAAGCATTCTACAATTCTGCCAAG CCTGTGCAGCTTGTCTCCTATTTCGTTGAGGTAGCAGGACCTGGCAAAATTCCATCAGGCAAAACTGAGATACCATTTGAAGCTGTATTGAAACCTTTGACAAATAGGACACTCTATGAGACTTATCATGGGGTTTACATAACAGTGCAATATACTTTACGGTGTGATTTAAAAAGAAACTTTCTGAACAAAGACCTATTCAAAGAAAtagaattttttgttgaaaacaaG CCGAAAGAATATGCACCTCCAAAACCAATGGAGTTTTCTATCAGCCCCGCTTCATTACAAAATGCTCACAAGAATTACATTCCTTCTTTTAAAATTGTCGGCCATTTAAACTCAACAGTTTGCTCGGTGAATAAACCTTTCACTGGACAA cTGACAGTGGAGCATTGTGAGAGCTCTATTAAATCAGTCGAGTTGCAGCTAGTTCGAGTAGAAACTTGTGGCTGTGCTGAAGGGTATGCTAGAGATC CCACTGAAATACAGAACATTCAAATAGGAGAGGGCAACGTTGCAACAGGTCTTGCAATACCTATTTACATGATTTTTCCCAGATTATTCACCAGTGCCACATTGTGCACCACTAATTTTAAGATCG AATTTGAAGTTAATCTAGTGGTAGTATTTCATGATGATCATCTGATCACCGAAAATTTTCCCATAACTCTTGTGCGGTACTGA
- the Tgt gene encoding queuine tRNA-ribosyltransferase catalytic subunit, which produces MFDSALSFEVLAKCGTSKARTSLMTLPHYTVETPMFMPVGTKGTMKGLLPDQLKTLDCQIILGNTYHLGLQPGSELLEKVGGLHNFMGWDRALLTDSGGFQMVSLLKFAEITEEGVKFQSPNGDKECMLTPERSIEIQNAIGADIIMQLDDVVPTLEKGQRVVEASERTIRWLDRCLVAHKRPKEQSIFPIVQGSLIPNLRIKNAEELVKRNTNGYAIGGLSGGEAKDDFWKIVKLSADHLPEDKPRYCMGVGWAVDLVICCALGVDLFDCVFPTRTARFGCGLVKSGQINLRQKAFEFDMEPIDPECDCSTCKTYTRAYIHSIISAETVACHLLSVHNLAFQMRLMRSIRESIKQNRFPEFVKDFMRINYPDGQFPLWIVESLSSVNITLDR; this is translated from the exons ATGTTTGATTCCGCTCTCTCTTTTGAAGTATTAGCAAAATGTGGAACCTCGAAAGCCAGGACATCCCTAATGACGCTACCTCACTACACAGTCGAGACTCCCATGTTCATGCCTGTCGGAACAAAG GGGACAATGAAAGGTTTACTCCCTGATCAGTTGAAAACTCTCGATTGCCAAATCATTCTTGGCAACACATATCATCTTGGATTACAGCCG GGTTCAGAACTGCTAGAAAAGGTTGGTGGCTTGCATAACTTTATGGGATGGGACAGAGCACTTTTAACCGATTCAGGTGGTTTCCAGATGGTCTCCCTtctaaaatttgcagaaattaCAGAAGAAGGTGTAAAATTCCAGTCTCCAAACGGAG atAAGGAATGCATGCTAACTCCTGAAAGATccattgaaattcaaaatgcaaTTGGTGCTGATATCATCATGCAATTAGATGATGTTGTACCTACACTTGAGAAAGGCCAGCGAGTTGTTGAAGCCTCTGAGAG GACCATTCGTTGGTTAGATCGTTGTCTAGTAGCTCATAAACGACCCAAGGAGCAGAGCATTTTTCCTATTGTACAGGGTTCTCTCATACCAAATTTACGAATCAAGAATGCTGAAGAATTAGTCAAAAGAAATACAAATGGATATGCAATTGGTGGGCTGAG CGGTGGTGAAGCTAAAGACGACTTTTGGAAAATTGTCAAGTTATCTGCAGACCATCTACCTGAAGACAAGCCTCGCTATTGTATGGGAGTTGGATGGGCGGTTGATCTTGTTATCTGTTGTGCCCTTGGTGTTGATCTCTTTGACTGCGTTTTCCCTACAAGGACAGCC aGATTTGGCTGTGGTCTAGTGAAATCTGGTCAAATCAATCTACGACAGAAAGCGTTTGAATTCGATATGGAACCTATAGATCCTGAGTGTGATTGTTCAACTTGTAAAACTTACACCAGAGCGTATATTCACTCTATCATTTCAGCGGAGACTGTGGCGTGTCATCTTTTAAGTGTTCATAATCTAGCATTCCAG atgcgTTTAATGCGGTCGATTCGTGAAAGTATCAAGCAAAACAGATTTCCAGAGTTTGTCAAAGACTTTATGAGAATCAACTATCCAGATGGCCAGTTCCCCTTGTGGATAGTTGAATCACTGAGTAGCGTCAATATCACACTTGACCGCTAA
- the Rpi gene encoding ribose-5-phosphate isomerase has translation MSIEEAKRLAAFKAVDTFIQDNTIIGVGSGSTIVYAVERLAELKRTKNLNVVCVPTSFQARQLILSNDLKLGDLEQYPKLNCTIDGADEVDKNLVLIKGGGGCLLQEKIIAGYSEKLIIVADYNKDSQHLGDNYKKGIPIEVLPLAYKPIQMRIQEKYRGSATLRMSKMKAGPVITDNGNLILDWVFPTSETFNWDEVNKTIKMMPGVIETGLFINMAHAVFFGTKDGSVKEIYTK, from the exons ATGTCCATCGAGGAAGCAAAAAGATTGGCGGCTTTCAAAGCCGTTGACACTTTCATACAG GACAATACGATAATTGGAGTTGGAAGTGGCAGCACAATTGTTTATGCAGTTGAAAGATTAG CGGAGCTGAAGagaacaaaaaacttaaatgtGGTTTGTGTTCCTACATCTTTTCAAGCCAGGCAACTCATACTCTCAAATGATCTTAAATTGGGGGATTTGGAACAATATCCCAAG TTAAATTGCACAATAGATGGAGCGGATGAAGTTGACAAAAACTTAGTTCTCATCAAAGGTGGAGGAGGTTGCCTGCTTCAGGAAAAGATCATTGCTGGCTACAGTGAAAAACTAATCATTGTTGCTGATTACAA TAAAGACTCTCAGCACCTTGGCGACAATTATAAAAAAGGAATTCCAATTGAAGTCTTGCCTTTAGCATACAAACCGATTCAAATGCGTATTCAGGAGAAATATCGAGGAAGTGCAACTCTTCGAATGTCAAAAATGAAAGCT GGTCCTGTGATCACTGATAATGGTAATCTCATCCTTGATTGGGTTTTTCCCACGTCTGAAACGTTTAACTGGGATGAAGTAAATAAAACAATCAAGATGATGCCAG GAGTGATAGAAACCGGCTTGTTCATCAACATGGCTCACGCTGTTTTCTTTGGCACAAAAGATGGCTCGGTTAAAGAAATTTATACTAAATGA